The window TACACATTTTAGAAAGTTGCTTGTTTCCTTTTTGTTTCGCCATTTTTGCAACTCTATTATGAGAAATGTACGTTGCTAATTCTTGAAAACTAGTATATAAAAAGTTTTTATATGGATCTCTATCCGTACCAATATCAAAACCATCTGCGATTAAATGTTGTGTGGTTCTTTCAATTTCTTTCATGTTTACACGTCCAGAAAGATATAGGTATTTGTTTAGCACATCGCCATGTCTGTTTTCTTCAGCGGTCCAGTGTCTTACCCATTTAGACCAACCATTTCTTCCTACTTGATCTACACCTTCCACATCCATTAACCAAGATTCATAGGTTGGTAAGGCTTCTTCGGTAATCATATCACCAACTAAAACTACCCAGAAATCATAAGGTAATTCTTTGGCTAGTTCTCTAATTTCTTTTACTTCTTCAAAAAAATTGTCGCCTTCACTATTTGGTAAAAAGTCTGATGGTTGCCAAATGGTATCTACAGGAATTAAATATTTTTGAATTAAAGAGTCTATGTCTTTTTCTAAAAACGACATTACTTCTAATCTTACATTTTTTATGGACATAATTTTATAGTTTAATACTGTTTTTTATTGTTTTTTCAATATGCTCAAGCATTAATTCTTGGGTTTCAAAATCACTTTTTTGCACAGGTTTATGTGCTGTAAAAGTTAAGTGATTTCCTATGCCTAAAGGAAACTTGCCATAGCGTAGGTTTTTCCAAGAGTTATTTATAGTAACCGGAATAATTACTGCACTTGGTATATATTTTATTAATGTTTCTAATCCTTTAGTATGAAAAGGTTTTGGTTTGCCATCGCGACTTCTTGTGCCTTCTGGAAAAATAACTGCTGCACGATTTGTAGACTCAATATACTCTCCAAATTTACGAATAGCAACTATAGATTGTCTTGCGTTTTTTCTATCAATTAAAACAGAACCTCCATGACGTAAGTTGTACGACACACTTGCAATGCCTTTTCCTAATTCTTTTTTACTAACAAATTTAACATGGTGTTTTCTAAAATACCACATAAGAGGAGGTATGTCTGACATGCTTTGGTGGTTAGCAACAATAATTACAGGTTGCGAATTATCTAATGGATACGCATTATAAAAGCTGTGTCTAGATCCTAAAAGATTTACACATCGCATAAGGCAAAACTGTAAAGCATCTACACTTTTTTTATGTGCATTGTATCCAAAAACATTAAAACAAAACCATTGTATTGGATGAAACACTAGTAATGCTAATCCGAAAAAAAGATAATAAATACAAGATAAAGGATATGCTATTATTTTTCTCATTTTTTTTGTTAAAATGTAAGACTTCAAAAATAAAAAAACCACGTCTATAAAACGTGGTTTAGTGGTAATAGTTTGTGTTTACATGTAACTTTTAACATATGATGTTAAAAGTATTCTAGCAATGCTCATTATAAGCATCTATAAGATTTTCTGCTATCATTTCTGCAGGTCTACCTTCAATATGGTGACGCTCTAGCATATGCACTAATTCTCCGTTTTTAAACAAAGCCATACATGGCGAGCTTGGAGGAAAAGGAATCATATATTCACGAGCTTTATTCACTGCATCTTTATCTACACCTGCAAAAACCGTTACAATATGGTCTGGTTTTTTTGCGTTTTTTAAACTTGTTTTAGCTCCTGGTCTTGCATTTGCCGCTGCACAACCACAAACCGAATTTACAACCACTAAAGTTGTTCCTTCTTTTGCAATCGCTGCATCAACATCTGCAACGGTATGTAATTCTTCAAAACCTACGTTCGTTAAATCTTCACGCATTGGTTTTACTAATTCTGCTGGATACATATCTTGTAATTTTATGTTTAATAATTATTAATATGCAAAGGTAATCAAAAACCATGCAATTTAATGAGATAGCCATTTTTAAAGACAGAATGACGCAGGAAAATGGCGTAATCGAATTAATTTCGTTGTAAAACGGAATCTTATTAAGTGAACTTTATTTTTTTTGGCGTTACACTTCTTCGCTTAAAGCTACAAAGTGTCAGGCTATACACAATATCTTTTTTTCAAAAAAGTAAAAAAAGGATGTCGTTTCTATCCCTGCCTGCCTGCCGGCAGGCTTAACGCGTGCAACTTCATTTATAATACTAGTTTTCCTTTCTTTGTTTTAAGAAAATAGGTAAGAAAGATACGAAAGGGTTTCTGTAACAAAACCACAGAATTTATAACTAACAAGTAGTATCTTTGAACTTTAAAAAATAAAAAACATGAGTTTCGGAAAATGGATTGGAGCATCTTTAGGATGGTCTTTTGGAGGACCAATTGGTGCTATTATAGGTTTGGCGCTTGGTAGTTTTGTAGATACATTATCTTCAGGTAAAGGATTTACTATTGGTGAAGGAGGTTCTGAAAGAGGAAGTACACAACAAAGACAAAGGCCAAATTATAGAAGCCAACAACAACGAAGAGCACAAACTACTTCTGGTGATTTTGAAGTCAGTTTACTTATTTTGGCTTCAGTAGTTATAAAAGCAGATGGTGTACAAGACCAACGCGAATTAGATTTTGTACGTAGCCAATTTGTGAGCATGTATGGAAAAGACAGAGCGAACAAAGCATTTAAATTATTTAAAGGTATAAGTAGTCAAACGGTACCATTACGCCAAGTATGTAAACAAATACAACAAATGATGGATCATGCATCGCGTTTGCAATTGATGCATTTTCTATTTGGTATTGCTAAAGCAGATGGTATGGTTACCGAAGATGAAGAACAAACCATTTTTACTATTGCTGGATATTTAGGGATAAGCTCTCGGGATTATAATAGTATTAAAGCGATGTTTTATAACAGTAGCGATAATGCGTATCAGATTTTAGAAATTACAAAATCGGTAACTGTTGTCGAAATTAAAAAGGCATATCGTACCATGGCTAAAAAGTACCATCCAGATAAAGTAGCACATTTAGGTGAGGAACATAGAAAAGGAGCAGAAGAAAAGTTTAAACAAATACAAAAAGCTTACGAACAGCTGCAAAAGGAGAGAGGTTTCTAATCGAAAAAAAATCTCAACGTTCTGGGTTTGGTTTCCGTTCAAATTGTCATTGCTATGAAAAGGGGAATCAAAAACAGAATTTTATTTTCCCTTTTTATTATTTACTCGTTTCTCAATACTCTTGAAATAGCGTTTTTCTTTCCATTTTCTAACAAAATAGATGGCTATAACAACGAATCCAAGAATCAACATTCCTTCTTTTCCTGTTAGGTATTCTAATATTTTCATGATTATTATTTAAAGATGTAAAAGTCGTTATTAAATAAAGAAGCTTACCGTGTATAACTAGTTTTTTTTGAATTCTGACTACATAGATTTATTAACCTCTAAACAAGAAGAAATCGTCTTTCATATCTTCAATTTGTGCATCTTCATTAGTAATAATATAATCAATGGCTTTAGAGGTGAAAGCATCTCCTTTTTTAGTTAGAGAAACAATGTTTTTATTAACTACAATCATGTTGTTTTTAAGCGCCAAATCTAAAACTGTTTTAGCTCTTACTTTTTGCCAATTAATATGTTCTTGTAGGTGATTTACATGACGTTCGCGTTCTTCGGTATGATTTTTTAAATGCAATAAAAAGGTTAGTAAAGAGACTTCTGTACGTTGTTGCTTTTCTCTGTACATTACGGCAATTATTCCTTTACTTGGTGCAAATAAGAATACCATTAAGAAAATGAAACCCAACATGGTAGTGATAGATCCTGCGATAGATGCATCTAACCAATGCGCAAACCAGTAACCGGAAATAGCGCTTAATACGCCAAAACCAACGGCAAGCCAAAGCATTTTCTTTAAGTCTGTGGTTAGTAAATACGCAGTTGCTGCAGGAGCAATCATTAGAGCAACCACTAGAATAGCACCAACAGCATCAAAAGCACCAACTGTTGTTACCGATGCTACGGACATTAAACCGTAATGAATAATTGCTGGTGAAAAACCTAAAGAAGCTGCAAGACCTTTATCGAAAGTACTTAGTTTTAATTCTTTAAAAAAGGCAAGCAGTAAACCAATAGTTATCACTAAAATTGAACCAATAATCCACAGGGATTTCGGACCAACATCGGTTCCTCCAATAAATAATCTATCAAAAGGAGCAAAGGCTAATTCACCAAGTAAAACAGCGTCGACATCCAAATGTACATCATTCGCATTTTTAGCAATTAAAATAACACCAATACTAAACAGCGCAGGAAAAACTAAACCAATTGCTGTGTCTTCTTTTACCAATCCTGTTTTCTGAATATATTCTACCAAAACCACAGTAATAATTCCTGTAAACGCGGCTAGTAATATTAATAACGGAGAGTTTAAATCTTGTGTTATAAAGAATCCAATTACAATTCCTGGCAAGATAGAATGGCTAATGGCATCACTAATCATAGCCATTTTTCTTAAAACAAGAAAGGTTCCAGGAATCGCGCAAGCAATAGCTACTAAGCTTGCAATAAGTTGTATTTCTATTTGCGCACTATTCATCTTCTGTGTTTTGTTTGGTGTATAAGTTGGCAGCGGTTTCAAAACCTAAATCGGTTAAGCTCCACATCGAACCATCAATAGTTGCATAATTTTTCTCCACTAGTTTCTGAAGCGTTTTCTTAGTAAAACCTTGAAAGTTATTTAGTAATTTAATCGTGTGCGGATGCGAAATGTTCTCATGCGTTTCTGCTATATGATACATAAAGGCTAGCGTTTTATGGAGCTCTAAATCGCGTCTGTTTTTTATAAAA is drawn from Lacinutrix sp. WUR7 and contains these coding sequences:
- a CDS encoding acyl-ACP desaturase, translating into MSIKNVRLEVMSFLEKDIDSLIQKYLIPVDTIWQPSDFLPNSEGDNFFEEVKEIRELAKELPYDFWVVLVGDMITEEALPTYESWLMDVEGVDQVGRNGWSKWVRHWTAEENRHGDVLNKYLYLSGRVNMKEIERTTQHLIADGFDIGTDRDPYKNFLYTSFQELATYISHNRVAKMAKQKGNKQLSKMCKIISGDEMRHHHAYCEFVERIFAVDPSEMMLAFQYMMKQKITMPAHFLRESGNKISSAFEEFSNTAQRIGVYTAADYVDILDKLIVRWEIDKISNLTDEAEKARDYLMKLPSRMVRIAERMKVPENSFEFNWVEPAKLK
- a CDS encoding 1-acyl-sn-glycerol-3-phosphate acyltransferase, with product MRKIIAYPLSCIYYLFFGLALLVFHPIQWFCFNVFGYNAHKKSVDALQFCLMRCVNLLGSRHSFYNAYPLDNSQPVIIVANHQSMSDIPPLMWYFRKHHVKFVSKKELGKGIASVSYNLRHGGSVLIDRKNARQSIVAIRKFGEYIESTNRAAVIFPEGTRSRDGKPKPFHTKGLETLIKYIPSAVIIPVTINNSWKNLRYGKFPLGIGNHLTFTAHKPVQKSDFETQELMLEHIEKTIKNSIKL
- a CDS encoding BrxA/BrxB family bacilliredoxin — protein: MYPAELVKPMREDLTNVGFEELHTVADVDAAIAKEGTTLVVVNSVCGCAAANARPGAKTSLKNAKKPDHIVTVFAGVDKDAVNKAREYMIPFPPSSPCMALFKNGELVHMLERHHIEGRPAEMIAENLIDAYNEHC
- a CDS encoding TerB family tellurite resistance protein produces the protein MSFGKWIGASLGWSFGGPIGAIIGLALGSFVDTLSSGKGFTIGEGGSERGSTQQRQRPNYRSQQQRRAQTTSGDFEVSLLILASVVIKADGVQDQRELDFVRSQFVSMYGKDRANKAFKLFKGISSQTVPLRQVCKQIQQMMDHASRLQLMHFLFGIAKADGMVTEDEEQTIFTIAGYLGISSRDYNSIKAMFYNSSDNAYQILEITKSVTVVEIKKAYRTMAKKYHPDKVAHLGEEHRKGAEEKFKQIQKAYEQLQKERGF
- a CDS encoding metal ABC transporter permease, whose translation is MNSAQIEIQLIASLVAIACAIPGTFLVLRKMAMISDAISHSILPGIVIGFFITQDLNSPLLILLAAFTGIITVVLVEYIQKTGLVKEDTAIGLVFPALFSIGVILIAKNANDVHLDVDAVLLGELAFAPFDRLFIGGTDVGPKSLWIIGSILVITIGLLLAFFKELKLSTFDKGLAASLGFSPAIIHYGLMSVASVTTVGAFDAVGAILVVALMIAPAATAYLLTTDLKKMLWLAVGFGVLSAISGYWFAHWLDASIAGSITTMLGFIFLMVFLFAPSKGIIAVMYREKQQRTEVSLLTFLLHLKNHTEERERHVNHLQEHINWQKVRAKTVLDLALKNNMIVVNKNIVSLTKKGDAFTSKAIDYIITNEDAQIEDMKDDFFLFRG